The genomic interval GCTTAGATTAAAAGGGCAGCATTCGATGAGTTTTCTGAAGTTAACTAAGATCGAATACTGATTACCTAATCAAGTTTTGTACATTGGATTGTATCTCCAGCATCCATTATATGGAATCACGTGTTTAACATCAATCTATAAGCACTGAATCCTGCCATTTGGCTACAACAATTGGGTATTTGGTTATTTTTTCTATTGCGTTGCTTCGGAACTTTGTATCAGCAAAATAGAAAAATTATGAATATTGTACTTACAGGTTCCATCGGAAACATTGGAAAACCCCTTACCCAGAGTTTAATAAAAAACGGACATGCGGTCACAGTTATCAGTAGTAATGCAGAACGACAACCGGCAATTGAGGCACTTGGCGCTCAGGCAGCAATCGGCTCCATAAAGGATGCTTCTTTTCTTGTCAAAACCTTTCAAGGTGCAGATATCGTATATCTGATGGAAACGCTGGATGCCACCGGTGGTGATATGTCAGAGAAGGAAACCGATTTTATTGGTCTGATTAGCCAGATTGGCCGTAATTATAAGCAGGCGATCGAACAATCAGGAGTGAAAAAGGTAATCCACCTGAGTAGTATTGGCGCGCACATGGATAAAGGTAATGGCTTTTTAGTATTTCACCATAATGTGGAAAATATATTAAAGCAGTTGCAGGCTGAAGTATCCATTAAAACGTTACGTCCGGTTGGTTTTTATACGAATATGTTTTCTTTCATTTCAACGATCAAAAACAAGGGCGCAATCATCTCTAATTACGGTGGTGGTCAAAAAGAACCATGGGTTTCCCCCCTGGACATTGCTGCGGTAATTGCAGAAGAGATGGAGTTGCCTTTTGAGGGAAGAACTATACGTTATATCGCCAGTGATGAAGTATCACCTGATGAAATTGCCGTGGCACTTGGAAAAGCAATCGGAAAGCCAGATTTGCAATGGAAGGTTATTTCAGATGAGCAGCTTTTAAATTCCTGGTTAAGCATCGGTTTTAATCCTCAGATTGCCCAGGGTTTTATTGAAATGCAAGCCAATCAGGGCAGTGGCAGATTGTACGAAGACTATTACCGCAACCGGCCGGTTCTGGGCAAAGTCAAACTTGCTGAATTTGCAAAGAACTTTGCTGCAGTTTATCAGCAGGAAGAATAAGTTTTTCACACGATGCTAATTAAGCAGCAACTCAGCTTTCACTGCTGGCATTCAGGATTCTTTTCGGCCCAACTAAAAAGTATTGGATATTTTTAAGGTTTTGGCTAAACCAAAAGCAGATTTGGATAAATCCTGGCCATCCAGTCAGCCCATCTTTGTAGAAACAAAAGAAATCAATTATGCGTGTATTTGTTACAGGAGCCACAGGCTTCGTTGGTACTGCCATTGTGCAGGAACTATTAAATGCCGGTCACCAGGTACTGGGACTGGCCCGTTCAGCCGCATCAGCAAAAAAGCTGACCGATGCCGGTGCAGAAGTTCATCGCGGTGATCTTGAAGATCTGGACAGTCTGCGCAGTGGCGCAACTCAGGCCGATGGCGTTATTCACGCCGGTTTTATCCATGACTTTACCCGCTTTGCAGAAGTTTGCGAGGTAGATAAAATCGCTATTGAAACCATTGGCAGAATATTGGCAGGCTCTGACCGTCCTTTTATCGTTACCTCAGGCACAGCGCTGATCAGCCCGGGAAAGCTCGCTACCGAAAATATCATCCCGCCAGTTAACCCCGACTGGCCGCGTGCTTCCGAACAGACAGCAGATGCAGTAGCCGTATCTGGTATTCGTGCAGCAACGGTTCGCTTATCTCCATCGGTACATGGTGACGAAGATAAACACGGATTTATACCCATATTGGTCAATATTGCCAAAGAAAAAGGAGTATCGGCCTATGTGGGTGAGGGACAGAATCGCTGGAACGCCGTACATCGGCTGGATGCTGCTCATTTATTCCGGCTGGCATTGGAAAATGCTACTTCTGGAGCCCGTTATCATGCTTCTGCTGAGGAAGCCATTACAGTTAAAACAATAGCCGAAGCCATTGGTAAACAACTGAACATCCCGATAATTTCAGTAGCACCTGAAGTAGCAGCTGAACATTTTGGATGGTTCTCACACATGGCTGCTATTGACTGTCCGACATCAAGCCAATGGACACAGGAGCATTTAAATTGGCATCCAACGAATGTCAGCTTGCTTACAGATATTGAAAACGGTATTTATACCAATGCTGGTAGAAATGCAGGCAGCGATGCATAGCGGAAAAACACTGGAGAACTTTCACCAGAGCCAGCAAAAAATGGGTAAAGTCAAACTCGCTGATTTCGCGCAAGAGTTCGCCACAGTTTATCATAAAAAATAACGAAATTAGTATACTTATGAATAATCACCAGCTTTTTCGTTTTCATACGATCACCGAATATCATCGGGCAGTGGGGCTACCTAATCCTGCGCATCCGCTGATTAGTTTGGTGCATATGGAAAACATCAACAAGCCACTGGCCGAAGGCTCGTTCAATTTGATCTATGATTTTTATTCAATCTCAATGAAAAGAGTAAAGAATACTAAATTTAAATACGGTCAGCAGGCCAGTGATTTTGATGAAGGTGTATTGTTTTTTATGTCACCCGGTCAGGTATTTGGTGTCGGGATTGAGAAGGGTAGTGTAATGCACCGTCCAGAAGGCTGGATGATCCTTATTCATCCGGATTTTTTGTGGAACACACCGCTTGCCAAAACCATTAAGCAATACGAATTCTTTAACTACTCGGTTTATGAGGCACTTTATTTATCGGATAAGGAAGAAATGATGCTTACTACAATCGGGCAAAATATAGAACAAGAATACCATGCCACTACAGACCGTTTCAGTCAAAGTGTAATCATTGCCCAGTTAGAGCTCTTGCTCACTTATTCCGAAAGATTCTATCAACGTCAATTCATCACCCGAAAGATCGCCAGCCATGAAATATTGACCAGGCTGGAAGATTTACTGACCAATTATTTTAACAGTGGTGCACTGGCTCAAAAAGGGCTGCCCAGCGTGACTTATATTGCCGGAAACTTAAATATCTCACCAGGTTATCTAAGTGGTTTGCTTAAATCCCTTACCGGGCAAAATACTCAGCAACATTTACATCACAAGTTGATTGAACTTGCAAAGGAGAAACTCTCCACCACCAATCTGTCGGTCAGTGAGATCGCTTATGAGTTGGGTTTTGAACATTTGCAATCCTTCAGCAAACTTTTCAAGATCAAGACAAGCTTTTCACCAATGGAATTCAGACATTCCTTTAATTAACAATATCAGGCCGGAGTTAGCACTAACTCCGGCCTGATATTGTTAATTAAACTATCTGAAAAAATTCCGTATGAAGTTAAATTAATCTCCTTTTCATCTCCTGTTCAGTTCACATGGATAGTTTTGAGGTATAAATAATGCAAAACTAATAAGGAGAAAAAATGAAAAGTCAAATTAAAAAAATCGCAATAACTGCAACTCTTGCTCTTATGAGCGGATTGGCAATGTCTCAGGTACGCCCATTAAATAATCTTCCGGCCGGGCCAGTTAAAGGTCCTGGTGATATGCCGCCACCTCCACCAGAAAGAAATAATGGCGGCCCGGAGCGTCGTCCGGTACTAAAAACACTTACAACTCTGAATGGGAAAGTGTTGGCATACCAAACAAATGACAGCTATGCCTACAACAGCTTTACCCTTCAAAATGGCAGCCAGGTGATCACAGTCAGGTTTCCTGAACATTTGGGTAAGCAGCTAATGAGCAACGCTGATAAAGGAAAAACAGTTACCGTTAAAGGGTTTACAGATCTTGATCCGGACGGCTTGAGTACTTTTCAGCTGGTGAGTGCCGTGGTAGGTGGTAAAAATATTGTTGATACGCCACCAAGACCTCCAATGGTACCGGTAACAGCAGAATCCGGAACTTTTACTGGAAGCATAAGGGAGATCAGGCGTGACCAGAGCGGTGCGATCCGGGGATTTAATCTTGATAACAAAGTGCAGGTAGACTTACCTCCACCTGCTACTGAACAATTACAGTCCCTGTTGAAAACTGGTGAGAAGGTTAAAGTTACCGGCTTTAAAGATACCGTACCAAATGGTGTTGCGCTGGCATCCAATGCACCTGCGATTATTCATCCGCAAACCATTGAACTCAATGGTCAGACCTATCTGTTACGATAAGATAACCGGGGAGAACAGCCTCTCCCCGTTTTTTTATGAAATAGCAAACTAACAGGGCTGTTTTGCTGTTAATTAAATTATTCAAATCTCTTTCAGGCGATAATAGATGCTGAATAAAAAAAATCATTAGACAAACAACCGCAAATGAGTAATAACCGTTCTTTAGTATTGGTGATCATCGCACTATTGCTGGTTATTGTATGGTTATTGGTAAAATCTCCCGTTCCGGTACTGCCCAGACCACCATTACGTGAAGATCTTCCAAAACATAAAAAAGTGCAGAAACTGCGTACTGTTACAGGAATAGTTACAGCCTATAAAAACAATCCTCATTTAGATATTAATGCTTTGGAACTTAAAACCAAAACAGCAGGAATGATGACTATTGATTTTCGTCCGCATACAGCCGAAGCGGTAAAAAAGATTGGTATTACAGGGCAGCTGGTTACCATAACTTATAGCTTACAGCCAAACGATGAGGAAGCTGGATACCAGCTGATGGCCATAAAGAATAATAAAACCGGCATTGGTCAGGTTCTTGAAAACTTGCCACCACCTCCTGATATACCTGATCATGAAACGGAGAGTTTCAAATTGAATAAACCTTTAATTATCACAGATCAATATGGTGGTATTGTGGCGTTAAAACAGCAACAATTACTTTTTCATTTTAAACCCGGGCTGGTAAATAATATAGCACCCCTGATCAAATTAAGCCAGCAGTTAAATCTTGTCGCAGTAAGGCGTCCTGATAACCTTGGCTTTATCAATGTGAACCACGATAAAGTATATATTGTTCTCAGCATAACCATGGATAACAAAACTTTTCTAGTCAGATGAAGATATTATTGGTAGAAGACGAAATTAAATTAGCAGGTTTCATTGCCGATGGCCTGATGCATGCTGGTCACGTATGTGACCATATAGCCGATGGTAATAAGGGCTTGGAAACGGCCATGGTAAATAATTACGACCTGATCTTGCTCGATCTGATGTTGCCAGCACTTAATGGCTTTGAGGTATTGAAAAACTTGCGCAATTTCAATAACCAAACTCCGGTAATCATACTCAGTGCGTTAAATGATACCGAAAACGTGATTAAAGGTCTTGACTTTGGTGCTATTGATTATCTGAAAAAGCCATTTGATTTTGATGAGTTATTAGCCAGGGTCCGCGCTGTTCAGCGACGTTCACTAGCACATAGTACTTTAAAATTACAGGTGTCAGATCTCCATATTGACCTGTTGAGCAGGGAAGTTTGCAGGGCCGAAAAACCAGTGATTCTGAGTAATCGTGAATTTAGTTTACTGGAATTCCTGGTTTCCAATTCAAATAAAGTGATTACCAAATCACAAATACTTGAAAAAGTATGGGATATAAATTTTGATCCTGGAAGTAATATAGTAGAAGTACATCTTTATCAGTTGCGAAAAAAAATGGATAGGGGATATAATGAAGAGCTGATCCACACAGTTATTGGGCGGGGATATATCCTCAAAGGCGAAGTAAAAAAGGGATAAGAAGGATGCTGGGAAAACGACAGTTTGGGATCAAGTTAAAAATAACTATAGTATTTAGTCTGATCTTTATATTGCTAAGTTTTTCATTCAATCTGTATTGTTACCGGCAGATCAGAACCTTAATGATTTCTGATAATAATACCTACTTGCTGGCAATGGCGCAGACGCTTCTGGATAAAACAGAAATATCACCTGTAATTATCCCTTTGCCCGATAATAATACCTCTATAAGGGTTTTATACCATTCAGCAGGTAAACCTGTCACAGTTTTCCAGTCTCCTGGGATCATTAAAAATATCAGCATACCTTCAAAGACCGGAGTGACAGATACCTTAGGAATGAGGGTGGCCTATGTAATCAGCAGCAATGCAGATGATCCAGCCGAATTGATGCTTGTGCGCAATGCAGATCAATTAAACCATAACCTGCATTACCTGCTGTTACTACTTTTCGCCTGCAGTCTGATCAGTGTATTACTGGCAGGTTTAATCGCTTATATCTTGTCTTTCTATTTGTTGCAACCTGTACAGCGGATCATCAATGCGGCCAAAGTAATCAATACCAATAAGCTCAGGGATGTTATCCCGGTTAAAAAAACCAATGATGAACTGCAGGAGCTTACAGAAACCATTAATACTATGCTATTGAGAATCGATGAATCGCTGCAGCAGCAGCAAAACTTTTTTGCGTCGGCTTCTCATGAGCTTAAAACACCGCTGGCCATTATGCGCGCGGAGATAGAGGTTCACTTGTTAAAACCAGGATTGGCCACGCAGCTATCAAATTTAATGGAAAGCCAGTTATCAGAAATTAACAGGCTGGAACAGGTAGTACAAGAGTTTTTATTGATCAGTCAGCTGAAAAGCAAAGGGATCACTTTACATAAACAACAGTTAGACCTCTCGTCAGTTATCCTGAAATTATTCCACAGGGTTCAACCATTATTACAGGAAAAAGAACTGAAAACTACAATCCATTTTGATAAGGAAGCAGAAACATTCATGATTTGGGCAGACGAAGATAAGTTAAACATCCTGTTAATGAATCTTATTGAAAATGCGATCAAGTATAGTGCTGCTGGTACTATTATTACTTGTTGTGTTCAACAAACATTACAAAAAAATCATATAGCAATTAGCTTCAAAAATACGATTCCTGAAGAGAGCTTTCCAACCGAAAATCTGCAAAATGCTTTTCATAGAGAAACTCTTCAGGCAAATGGTGCAGGCATTGGCTTATGGCTGGTCAAAGAAATAATCCATTTACATGGTGGAAATTTTAATATTACCAGTGCTGATTTCATTTTTGAAGCAGAGATTACCCTGCCCTTAACA from Pedobacter sp. WC2423 carries:
- a CDS encoding SDR family oxidoreductase, translated to MNIVLTGSIGNIGKPLTQSLIKNGHAVTVISSNAERQPAIEALGAQAAIGSIKDASFLVKTFQGADIVYLMETLDATGGDMSEKETDFIGLISQIGRNYKQAIEQSGVKKVIHLSSIGAHMDKGNGFLVFHHNVENILKQLQAEVSIKTLRPVGFYTNMFSFISTIKNKGAIISNYGGGQKEPWVSPLDIAAVIAEEMELPFEGRTIRYIASDEVSPDEIAVALGKAIGKPDLQWKVISDEQLLNSWLSIGFNPQIAQGFIEMQANQGSGRLYEDYYRNRPVLGKVKLAEFAKNFAAVYQQEE
- a CDS encoding SDR family oxidoreductase, which encodes MRVFVTGATGFVGTAIVQELLNAGHQVLGLARSAASAKKLTDAGAEVHRGDLEDLDSLRSGATQADGVIHAGFIHDFTRFAEVCEVDKIAIETIGRILAGSDRPFIVTSGTALISPGKLATENIIPPVNPDWPRASEQTADAVAVSGIRAATVRLSPSVHGDEDKHGFIPILVNIAKEKGVSAYVGEGQNRWNAVHRLDAAHLFRLALENATSGARYHASAEEAITVKTIAEAIGKQLNIPIISVAPEVAAEHFGWFSHMAAIDCPTSSQWTQEHLNWHPTNVSLLTDIENGIYTNAGRNAGSDA
- a CDS encoding helix-turn-helix domain-containing protein, with amino-acid sequence MNNHQLFRFHTITEYHRAVGLPNPAHPLISLVHMENINKPLAEGSFNLIYDFYSISMKRVKNTKFKYGQQASDFDEGVLFFMSPGQVFGVGIEKGSVMHRPEGWMILIHPDFLWNTPLAKTIKQYEFFNYSVYEALYLSDKEEMMLTTIGQNIEQEYHATTDRFSQSVIIAQLELLLTYSERFYQRQFITRKIASHEILTRLEDLLTNYFNSGALAQKGLPSVTYIAGNLNISPGYLSGLLKSLTGQNTQQHLHHKLIELAKEKLSTTNLSVSEIAYELGFEHLQSFSKLFKIKTSFSPMEFRHSFN
- a CDS encoding response regulator transcription factor, producing the protein MKILLVEDEIKLAGFIADGLMHAGHVCDHIADGNKGLETAMVNNYDLILLDLMLPALNGFEVLKNLRNFNNQTPVIILSALNDTENVIKGLDFGAIDYLKKPFDFDELLARVRAVQRRSLAHSTLKLQVSDLHIDLLSREVCRAEKPVILSNREFSLLEFLVSNSNKVITKSQILEKVWDINFDPGSNIVEVHLYQLRKKMDRGYNEELIHTVIGRGYILKGEVKKG
- a CDS encoding sensor histidine kinase, yielding MISDNNTYLLAMAQTLLDKTEISPVIIPLPDNNTSIRVLYHSAGKPVTVFQSPGIIKNISIPSKTGVTDTLGMRVAYVISSNADDPAELMLVRNADQLNHNLHYLLLLLFACSLISVLLAGLIAYILSFYLLQPVQRIINAAKVINTNKLRDVIPVKKTNDELQELTETINTMLLRIDESLQQQQNFFASASHELKTPLAIMRAEIEVHLLKPGLATQLSNLMESQLSEINRLEQVVQEFLLISQLKSKGITLHKQQLDLSSVILKLFHRVQPLLQEKELKTTIHFDKEAETFMIWADEDKLNILLMNLIENAIKYSAAGTIITCCVQQTLQKNHIAISFKNTIPEESFPTENLQNAFHRETLQANGAGIGLWLVKEIIHLHGGNFNITSADFIFEAEITLPLTKFGAVHQIDGQSVYPTHMKKN